In Deltaproteobacteria bacterium, the DNA window GCATGTCGGAGCTGATCCGTGACCCATCGGAAGTCCGGGCAGTCACCGAGGATCATGCCCTGCATGGCTCGGTAGTCTTGTTCGATCACCGCGCGCAGTTCCGCTTGCGGGACCAGCCTTACCGATCCGGGAACGGCTTCCTCGAACCGCTTCCAGGCCTGCCGGAAGGCGACGATGTTGTGGTTCCGAACCGCGTCCAGCAGATCCGTGTCAACCAACGCCGACTGGCCGACTTCCGTCGCCGTGATTACTGCGACATCGTAGTAGTGACGCGAGATGCGGTCCTTGTCGGCCGGCAGGCGCCCGGCATCCCGGTATCCGCAGTGCACGCCATGCAGGATCAGCAGCTTCTCCCAATAGGTCCGCTCAGGGGCGATCACGCGAAGCCCGCCCGATGCGAATGACCAGCCCGGGAGTTCGTTGGCCATATAGGGAGTGATCGTGCATTCCCGGCTTGGGTCAAGCGCTGACCTCGCGCCAGCCTCGATCTTCACACGGGGGGCCACATAGGTGACTTCGCTGCTTGGAAAGAGGGTAGGATACTCGATAAACAGCGTCTGTCCGTCGTGGCTCTCATCCGGAACGATTTGACAGTCGGTTGCGAGTTCGTCGATCCGACTTGCCAGAGCGGTCCGCAGGGCCCCACGAATGTATCCGCGGCACGCCGCCCCGAGATCCTTGAACAGCGCGGCCCGCTTCTTGTTCGACAGGCCGCTCGCCACGGTCGGGTCGCGCTCCCCTTCGAACCCGAGACCGTCGCGGAACACCACGAGATCGATGTCCTCGGAAAAGCGTTCAATGAGTGCGAAGGCCTTGGACAAGGAGGTCCCACCCTTGAAGAGCAGCCTAGGATGCCCCTCCGGCTGACGGTTGAATAGCGCGTCGAGAACAAGGCAAACCCAGAAGTCCTTTTCCACGTAGCCCGGCAACGTGTCGAGGCGGGCTGCCGCCGCTTCGAAAACATCGCGCCTGTCCTGCTCCGGCAGGGCGAGGAACGATTCAAAGCCTCCGTTCATACGGCAACGGCTTGGTCGCTCGCGATACTGCGCGCCAACGGCAATGCCCAGCCGGGCAGATCGCGGCTGTTGTGCAACAGGTCGACCTTCACGTCGTTGGGAAGATGACGATTCAGCGTCGAAACAATCCCTCCGTCTGCGGCCGCGCGGGGACCCAGCCAACGCAGCGCCTGAACCACCGGCGCGGCGGGTCTTCCCGCCCACTTCATGACGCTGGGACCCGCGTGCCGGAACCGGACGGTTCTACCGTCGATCTTGAGCGTCCTGGAGTGGCCGTCGGTCACGTAGCTGACTTTCGCAGGCACTGCGTTGGTGAGGCCCAATTGATTCGCGGCCACCAAGCCGTCCGGCATGATCCGCACACCGTCCCGTCGTGCCAGTGCTGCAATGGCGGCATCCAGGTCGACGGGCGCGGGACGGTTCAACACGTTGCTGATCCTGGGCATGTCGTACAGGCCGTGGCTCACCCGGCGAAGCCGTCCCGCCTTGGTGAGACGCGACAGGGCCTGATCAACGGCCTCGCGGCTGCCGAGGTCCATGAAATCCTTCGGTGTGCACACCCACCTTCCGCTATCGTGGATGGATACCCTCTGCATGATCTTGTCGGCGATTCCGGTCATTGGGATCACAACGCTCGCGGTCGGAGGTGTACCTATAAGTGTCAGAAATCTATACTATTTATCTTACCGCTGCAACAGGCCCAAGAAGGAGAGCGCAGAGAATCTCGTGCTAACGGGATCGAGGCGCATCACCTTACGGCTGCTCCCAGGAGCAGTTCACGGTCGTGAGAACCTGCTTGTTGCCGCGGTAGGCCGCCTCGTAGTCACAGCTTCCGCGAACGTTGGAGAACCTGCCGGTACCGCCGTCAAGCGTTCCTCCGCCGCTGCCGCCCGTCTCCACGCCCCCGCCCGTCCTTCGACCCGACATGTAGAGCTTGTTCTCGCCCTGGGCGTCGCTGAACGTGCACACTGTCTCCAGGAGGAAGCTCTTCGGGGTTTTCCTGCCGTAGGCCACGCACGTCGTGTCACCGTGGGTACCCTTCGTAAACGGATCGCCGGAACTCTCGACAATGACCGCCACTCCGTTCAAACCGCCGCCGAAGACGGTCACCTCCGGCTGCTTCACCGTGGTGTAGCTGTGAGTCGAAACCATGAGCATGGTGAAGGTGCCGGTCGCAGCGCCGAGAACGGGCTGAACCACGCCCAAGCTTCCGGCCGCGACGATGCCCACCACGGCCGTCATTGTCCTCGCCGACGCCAGAACTCCAAGGATCTTCTTCGGTTGCATGGCAAGTCCCCGTTTGAATCGCACTTGGGCCATTCCTACTCGGATAGTGATACCGTTCGCTCCTTGGCCAACTCCGCGGCGTAGGACACCGCTGCCTGCACAGACTCTTTTTTGATGGAAGGATAGCTCTTGGCGATTTCCTCTGAATCCAAGCCTGCTGCCAAATTGTCCAGGATGGTGGTGACCAAGACTCGCGTGCCGGTAATGCAGGCTCTCCCATGGCAGACTTCGGGATCGACGGTAATGTGCTCTCGCCAGTTCATTGGCCTGTCCCCCTTTCATATTCTTGGTACGCGAAAACGGCCTCGGTTCCAACAAGGCAATGTTGGGTAGGTCAAGAGGATCACTTGGGGATCTGGGGACAGCGGCAGCGGATCGCGCCGTGGACCGTTACGGGCTTCTACGCCGCGCTGCTCAGGAACTCCGCCAGCCGCTCGCCGATGACGTAGACCGTGGCGTTGGTGTTGGCGCGCACCACCTCGGGCATGACCGACGCGTCCGCCACCCACAGGTTGTCCAGTCCGTGGACCCGCAGCCGTTGGTCCACCACCGAGGCGGGGTCGTCCGCCGGTCCCATCCTGCAGGTGCCGCTGGCGTGCTGGTAGCTGTCGTAGGTGGAGCGGGCAAAGGTCGCCCAGTCCTCGCCGGGCGCGGGGTTGCGTACCGCGCCGTAGAACTCTCGCATCGGCGCTGTGCGGGCGAGGTCGCGGATGAATTCCATGGCCGCCACCGTCTTCTCGACGTCCTTGGGATCCTTCAACATGCCCGTTTCGATGGCGGGAAAATCCCGGGAGTCCAGGCTGTTGAGGCTAATCCGGCCGGGCGCCGCCTGCTCCAGCAGTTGAAGCGACAGGGGCAGGAGCGAGCCCACACCCTCGATCTTGGTCGGAGGTCGCAGCGTCAAGCTGAAGTCGCCGTAGCCGGCGCCCGGGGTCCGCGCCATGAGGCGAAGCCTCGGCAGGGTCCAATCTACCTCGAAGTCCCTGACGGCCTCGAAGGTCACGTGCACGGTGGCGTGGTCCTGGAAGTTGCCGCCGACGCCCTCCAGCGCGTGGGTCACGGTGATTCCCAGCCGTTCCAGCTCGGCGGCCGGGCCGATGCCCGACAGCATGAGGATCTGGGGGCTGCGGTACGCCCCGGCGGCCAGCACCACTTGGCCTGCGGTGTCCGTGTGGACGCGGCCGTCCTTCTCGTAACGCACCCCGTCCACGCGGCTGCCGGACAGGGTCAGGCCCAGCACCGGTGCTTCTGCCTTGATGGTGAGGTTCGGACGCTCCCGCGCCGGATCGAGATGGCTCACCACGGCGGACTGGCGTACCCCGTCCTTGATGTTGCAGACCCCCGGACCCACGCCCACGGGATCGGGGAGGTTGGTGTCGGGCAGGCGCGAAATGCCCATCTCCGCGGCGCCGTCGATGTAGGCCCGGATCACCGGGGCGAGGTCCGAGTCCAGGCTGAAAGGGCGTTTGACGTAGACCGGTCCGGCGTGGCCGTGGTCCGGGTCGTCCGGGAAGTCCTGGTCGGCCTCGATCCGTTTCAGAACCCCGTGGACGGTTTCCCAGGACCAGTCGGAATTTCCCGCCGCCACCCATCGCTCCATGTCGTGGCGGATCGGCCACACCCAGCCCATGGCGTTGACCGACGAGCCCCCGCCCAGGATCTTGCCGGCCATGGGATAGAACGGGCTGCCGTCGATGGGCCGCTCGACGGTGAACGCATCGACCCAGGGGCTCTCGAACCAGACGCGGTCGCGAGCGCCGGAGTCCTGGATGACGTCGGGGATCGGCCGCGGGTCCGGCGCGGCGTCCAGCAGCAGCACCTTGCGGCGCGGGTCTTCGCTGAGCCGGGCGGCGGCCACGCAGCCGCCGGAGCCGCCGCCGATGATGATGACGTCGTAGTGTTCGGGCATGTGGTTCTCCTTAAGGGACGACCTTCAACGGCATATTCGCACAGAGACCGGTGGCGGCACCACGACCATGTGCTCGTACCGAACCGGCGGCCGGCAGCGGTTCCTACGCCGCGCTGCTCAAGAACTCCGCCAGCCGCTCGGCTATCACGTACACCGTG includes these proteins:
- a CDS encoding DUF6088 family protein, with the protein product MTGIADKIMQRVSIHDSGRWVCTPKDFMDLGSREAVDQALSRLTKAGRLRRVSHGLYDMPRISNVLNRPAPVDLDAAIAALARRDGVRIMPDGLVAANQLGLTNAVPAKVSYVTDGHSRTLKIDGRTVRFRHAGPSVMKWAGRPAAPVVQALRWLGPRAAADGGIVSTLNRHLPNDVKVDLLHNSRDLPGWALPLARSIASDQAVAV
- a CDS encoding DUF433 domain-containing protein → MNWREHITVDPEVCHGRACITGTRVLVTTILDNLAAGLDSEEIAKSYPSIKKESVQAAVSYAAELAKERTVSLSE
- a CDS encoding GMC family oxidoreductase, whose translation is MPEHYDVIIIGGGSGGCVAAARLSEDPRRKVLLLDAAPDPRPIPDVIQDSGARDRVWFESPWVDAFTVERPIDGSPFYPMAGKILGGGSSVNAMGWVWPIRHDMERWVAAGNSDWSWETVHGVLKRIEADQDFPDDPDHGHAGPVYVKRPFSLDSDLAPVIRAYIDGAAEMGISRLPDTNLPDPVGVGPGVCNIKDGVRQSAVVSHLDPARERPNLTIKAEAPVLGLTLSGSRVDGVRYEKDGRVHTDTAGQVVLAAGAYRSPQILMLSGIGPAAELERLGITVTHALEGVGGNFQDHATVHVTFEAVRDFEVDWTLPRLRLMARTPGAGYGDFSLTLRPPTKIEGVGSLLPLSLQLLEQAAPGRISLNSLDSRDFPAIETGMLKDPKDVEKTVAAMEFIRDLARTAPMREFYGAVRNPAPGEDWATFARSTYDSYQHASGTCRMGPADDPASVVDQRLRVHGLDNLWVADASVMPEVVRANTNATVYVIGERLAEFLSSAA
- a CDS encoding nucleotidyl transferase AbiEii/AbiGii toxin family protein, which encodes MNGGFESFLALPEQDRRDVFEAAAARLDTLPGYVEKDFWVCLVLDALFNRQPEGHPRLLFKGGTSLSKAFALIERFSEDIDLVVFRDGLGFEGERDPTVASGLSNKKRAALFKDLGAACRGYIRGALRTALASRIDELATDCQIVPDESHDGQTLFIEYPTLFPSSEVTYVAPRVKIEAGARSALDPSRECTITPYMANELPGWSFASGGLRVIAPERTYWEKLLILHGVHCGYRDAGRLPADKDRISRHYYDVAVITATEVGQSALVDTDLLDAVRNHNIVAFRQAWKRFEEAVPGSVRLVPQAELRAVIEQDYRAMQGMILGDCPDFRWVTDQLRHAEAAINGT